In Pseudomonas sp. Q1-7, the genomic window TAAAGCCAATGCCCTGGGTCACGTTGGCCGGCACTTCGGTCTTGAAGGTGCTGCCGCCGACAAAGGTGATGACCGAGTGCAGGTGCTCGGGGCTGACGCCAAGGGTGGTTTCCAGGGCTTTGAGGTGTTTGTAGTTCTGCCGCAGTGGGTTCTGAAATTTGATGCTGCGTTTGGGAAACTTCTGCGTCCACTGCGCTTGCTTCTCGCCACCGAAGATCCAGCCACTCATGTTCTTCGTTTCAAGCACGAAGATGCCATAGGGCGAGAGGAATACGTGGTCGATCTGCGTGGTGCCGTCCGGCGTGTTCAGGGTGACGTTGTGCAGGCGGCGGTAGGTCTGCTTATCCAGCTGCCAATGGGCGAACAGGCGTACCAGCAGTTCACCGATCTGCCCTTTGGCCCAGGGCGATTTGAGCAGGCCGATCAGCAGCGCTGCTGGGATGAACCAGGTCAGCATGCCCCAGACCTGGGCGACTATCGGGCTGTAATCCATTTTCTTCCTTGAGCCGAACTGCTTAATGGAGAGGCGAGCAGGTGTGCCGAAATCCAGACGCCTGGCACTGAGCCGATAATGGCCAATTGCTTTCGAGTGCTCAAGGGGATCGCGACCATTGTCCTATGGTGCGATGACGCACCAAGCGCTGATGAGCTCAGCTCAGCTCAGCGTGCTATCTGGTAACGGGTGCTGCGCCCGCCACCGGGCAGTCGCTCGATGCAGCCCTTTTCCAGCAGGTCGCTCAGGTGACGGGTCGCGGTGGCTTTGGATACCTTGGCTACGGCCTGGTACTGGGCGGCGCTGATACCGTCCTCGAAACCGCGCTCGCCGCCATCGAGCAGGCGGTTAAGTACTTTGATCTGCTCCGCTGATAAG contains:
- a CDS encoding nuclease-related domain-containing protein, with amino-acid sequence MDYSPIVAQVWGMLTWFIPAALLIGLLKSPWAKGQIGELLVRLFAHWQLDKQTYRRLHNVTLNTPDGTTQIDHVFLSPYGIFVLETKNMSGWIFGGEKQAQWTQKFPKRSIKFQNPLRQNYKHLKALETTLGVSPEHLHSVITFVGGSTFKTEVPANVTQGIGFIRYIQSFQQQVFSASEVDAMLHALQTGRRASSLATHREHVQNLKRRSDPTAERQCPKCGSAMIVRIRKTGANAGQKFWGCSTFPKCKTMQRL